From Luteolibacter flavescens:
GGTGCTGGCGCGTCCGCCGAGCCGGGGCTACCTGCTGATGAAGATGGTGCGGCGGAACCGCATCGCCTTCGCCGCGGGTAGCGTGGCGCTTTTCGGGCTGGTCGTCGGCTTCGGGACATCGACGTGGCTTTTCCTCAGCGAGAAGAGCGCGCGCGAGGAGCAGGCGCGGCTGCGCGAGGTGGCGGAGCGGGCGAAGACCGTGGCCGAGCAGGCGCGCGCAGAGGAAGTCCGCCTGCGCGAGAAGACCCAGTCCGCGGATCTCGTCACGCAGGCCGCGGTGCTCGTCCGCTACAGCGAGCTCGCGCGAGCGGATGCCCTGCTCGCCGGGCTGACACCGGATCGCACGCCGCTTTCGCTGGAGGCGGCGGATACCTTGCGCGCGGTGGCGGACTGGAACCTGCTGCAGGGGCGGTGGAAGACGGCCGCGGAGAGATTCAGCGCGCTGGTGCCCGCCATCACCAGCGTGGACATGACGGACACCGACCAGATGTCGCGCATCCTGCTGCCCGCCGCCACGGCCATCAAGGAGTGGGGCGAGCCGGACCAGTATGTGCGCTTCCGCGAGCTGGCCATCCGGAGATTCGAGTCCTCGGGGAATCCCGCCGTGGCCGGGCAGGTGATCAAGGCCGTGCTGCTGGAGCCCGCCGACGAGGAGACGCTGGAGGGCGTGGTGACTCTGGCCACCGTGCTGGAGACCTCGATGCACGGGCCGGAGATGGAGGGGAATCCCTACCTCGCGGCGTGGCGGCAGTTCTCCCTCGCGCTGGTCGCCTACCGCCGGGGAAATCTCGATACCGCGGGCTACTGGTCCCGCCGCAGCTCCGCCTCGCCCGCCACCACGGGCTCGCTGCGCACGTCGAATGGCATCCTTCTGGCGATGATCGATTTCAAACAGGGCCGCCTGGAAGACGCGCGCACCGCGCTGCTGGACGCCCGCGAGCAGGTCGCCGGGTGGGAGAGCACGCCCTTCCAGCTCGGCACCTCGGTGGACCTGTGGTTCGACTGGGGGAATGCCCGGATATTCCTCCGCGAGGCGGAGGAGATGATCGTGGGCTCGGAGGACTGAGGCGGGCGGGGAGTATGCCGATTCTGGAGGCAACGGTGCTTTAATTATCAGCAATTAAACGATCTTCGGAATTGGCGAAAAAAGTTCCCGGAGGTGTGTCGGGGTTTTCCCGGTCTTCTCGTTTGTCCCGTTGAAACCTTCTCCTCGGCCTTTTCCGAGGAGCGTCCCCACGCCCAATGGGGACCACCCAAAGCTAGCTTTAACCCAGAGCCAGAGAACCCATGAAATCCAAGTATTCCCCGATCCCGGCGATAGCCATCTCCGTGTCGCGCGCTGCTGCGCTCATGACCCTCGCCGCCACCCCCGGTGCCTTTGCCGTGAGCGCCACCTGGACCGGCGCGACCGATGCGACCTGGGCCACCGCCGCGAACTGGAGCGCCTCGCCGGTGCCTGGCTCCGCGACGAATGAAGTCGCCACCTTCGCCACGGCAGGCGGAGCGGACGACGTGATCAATCTCGGCAGCGGCGTGACGGTCCGCTCCATCCTCTTCGACACCGCGGCAGCAGCGCCCTACGTCATCGGCAGCGGCGCGGTGGGCAGCCAGACGCTCACCATCGAGGGCGCGGGCGGCATCACCGTGAATGCCACGGTGGCGGCGAACCAGGTGGTGAATGCCAACCTGAACCTCGGCACGGCAGCCGGTGCGGAGGGCGTGACCCTCACGAACAGCAAGGCCGCCGCATCCAACAGCCTCACCGTCGCGGGCGGCATCTCCACCACCCAGACCGGCACGAAGACGCTGACCGTGGCGGGCACCGGCGTGACGAATGTCAGCGGCGCGATTTCCAACGGCTCCGGCACGCTCGCCCTCGCGAAGACCGGCGCGCACGTGCTCACGCTTTCCGGAGCGAACAGCTACTCCGGCGGCACGACCATCTCCGGCGTCCTGAACGCGGCGAACAGCTCCGCGCTCGGCACCGGTGGCGTGACCATCAACAGCGGGAACAACCAGCTCCAGCTCGGAGCCGGGGTGAACATCGCAAATGCCCTCACGCTGAATGGCGGCGGCATCACCGGCCAGGGTGTCATTCACCTGCCGGGCGACAGCGCCACCTACAGCGGCCCGATCAATATCACCGCGGCGACCAATGCCGGTGGCGTCTTCGCCACGGCTGGCACGGGCAAGCTCACGGTCAGCGGTGCCATCACTTCCACCATCCCCATCACCGTCCGCTCCGGTCACGTGGTCTATACCGGCGCGCAGGCCTACACCACGGGCACCGCGATGGGCACGGTGGACAGCCGCTCGATGATCCAGTTCGGCAAGATCGCCTCGATGCCTGCCACGGGTGCGGTCACCGCCACCTCGGGGAACAGCGTCGCGATCAATGTCGGCGGCACGGGTGAATTCACCGCCACCGGCACGGGCGCTGGCACCATCGCGGGACTGCTCGCGGGGACCGGCGGCCAGGGTGCCGCGGTCACGCTCCCGGCGGGCACCTCGGTGGGCATCGACACCACGAATGCCCCGGGCACGGTGACGTATGGTAATGCCTTCACCACCACGAACAACCTCGGCCTCATCAAGCTGGGCACCGGCACGCTGGAGCTGACCGCAGGCGGCACCTACACCGGAGCAGGCGCGGCGGCCTTCCCGCTCGTCGTCCGCCAGGGCACGCTGCTGCTGAATGGCGGCGCGCACACCCCGAACGGTGAAGTCGTCATCGGTGGCACCTTCGGCCGCGCGAACGGCTCCACGGGCCTCGATGCGAAGCTCCGGCTCGATGCCGGTTCGCTGACCACGAGCAACTGGCTCTCCATCGGTCGTGGCAATGGCATCGGCGGTGTCTCGTCCGACCTCGAGCTGAACAATGCCGCCGCCATCACCGCGGGCAATGTCAGCGCGGGCTTCGACGGTGGCAGCGCCGCGAACCTGCCGAAGGGCACCATCACGCTGAACGGCACGTCTTCCATGACCATCTCCGGGAATGGCGAGCTGAAGCTGGCGGAGTCCGCGGGCACGAACATGACGATGACCCTGAACGACTCGGCCACGCTCACCGCGGCCGGCACGGGCATCAAGTATCTCGGCAACGGCGGTCTCGGCACCTTCAACGTGAACGGCAGCAGCACCGTCAACTTCGGCACCGGCATCACCTACATCGGCTTCCAGACGGGCACCGGCGTTGCGACCCAGAGCGGCGGCACCTTCACCACCGGCGGTGAAGTGCGCGTCGGCGGCTCGGTCACGAATGGCACCGGCCCGAATGGCACCGGCTCCTTCACGATGACCGGCGGCACGGCGAACTTCAACGCGCTGACCATCGCCCGCGGCAACAACAACCAGAACACCGTGGCAGGCACCGTCACCGTGGGTGGCACGGGCACGCTGAACACGGTCAACGACGTGATTCTCGGCTTCGCGGGGAACAACAACCTCGGCAAGCTGGTCGTCAGCGGCGGCACGCTGAACCTGGGATCCGGCGGCGCGAAGTGGCTGATCTCTTCCTACTACGACACGGCGAAGGGCCAGGTGGACGTGACCGGCGGCTCGCTGAACCTGATCAACAATTCGTCGATCAAGGGACTCATCGGAAACACCGGCAGCTCCGGCACCTCGGTGATCAACCAGACCGGCGGCTCGGTAACCTTCTTCAGCGACGCGGGCACCACCGTGGGCGGCACCGGCGTGCTGGACCTGGCCCTGAGCGGATCTGCCACTTCGTCGAGCATCTACAATCTCGACGGCGGCACGCTCACCGTGCCGTCCGTGGTTTCCACGAACACCTCGGGCACGCGTCTCTTCAACTTCAACGGCGGCACGCTCAAGGCGGCGGCGAACGGCACGCTGATGAACTTCGGCGGCAGTATGACGACGGTGCGCGCCAACGTCCGCGATGCAGGCGCGATCATCGACACGAACGCCCACAACGTGACCATCCAGCAGACGCTGGAGCAGAGCAACGTGGTCGGCGACGCCGGCACCGGCGGCCTCACGAAGAAGGGCGCGGGCACGCTGGTCCTCGGCGGCTTCGGCAACAGCTACACCGGCACGACGAACGTGGATGCCGGCACGCTGGACGTGCAGGGCACCATGGTCTCGCCCATCGTGGTGAAGAGCGGCGCGACGCTCGCGGGCTCGGGCTCGACCAGCGGATCGCTGACGATGCAGTCCGGCTCCACGCTGTCCGCTTCGACCACCTTCCCGCTGGTTGCGAACGGCGTGACCTTCTCGGGTCCGACGAACCTGGTCTTCAGCGGCACGCCGATCAATGGCAACCCCTACACGCTCTTCCAATACGGTGCGGGCGGTGTGACGGGTCTCGCGAACCTCTCCTCGTCCGGCTTCCGCACGGTCATCACGAATGACACCGGCAGCCAGCAGGTCATCGGCACCGTCACCACGGGCAGCCTGACGTGGAACTCCACGAACGGCACCTGGGGCGTGAATACCACGGGCTGGAGCGGTGGCTTCAGCAACTACTTCAATGGCGACGCCGTGACCTTCAACGAGCGCCCGGCCGCCAGCACGGTCACGCTCAATGGAACGCTGCTGCCCGCCTCGGTGGTGGTGAACAACACGGCGAACCCGTATTTCTTCACGGGTAGCGGATCGATCGGCGGCGAGACGACCCTCACCAAGACCGGTGCAGGCACGCTCACCATCGCTGCGGCGAATACCTACACTGGCGGCACCACGCTGGAGGCAGGCACGCTGAACATCAACGGCGCCACGGCGCTCGGCACCGGCTTGCTGACGATCAATGGCGGCATGCTCGACAATACGAGCGGCGAGGCGATCGTGATGACCTCGAACTTCCAGCAAGCCTGGAATACCGACATCAACTTCATCGGCTCCAGCAGCCTCGACATGGGTACGGGCGGCGTCTCGATGTTCGATGCGGTGCTGACCGACCGCACCGTGACGGTGGCGGCAAACACCCTGGGCGTGGGCGAGATCACCTCCGGCGCACTGGGCCTGACGAAGCAAGGCACGGGCACGCTCGTGGTGGCCAGCAATGGCGCACAGGCAGCGGGCAGCGTCATCGGCGGCACGCTGAATGTCGCGAACGGCACGCTGCAGATCAACCGCAGCGGCACGGACGGTGCCCACAGCGGCGACTTCACCGCGACGGGCCTCGCAGGCACCGGCACCATCACGAACGGTGCCGCCGTGGAGCGCTGGCTCTTCATCAATCCAACCGCTGACCAGACCTTCGCCGGCACGCTGGCGAATGGTGGCACGGGCGGGCTCGGCATCAACAAGGGCGGCACGGCGAACGTGACGCTGTCCGGCACGCTCTCCTACACCGGCACGACCACGGTCGGCGGCGGCATCCTGAGCATCCCGGTGGCGAATACCGGCACCGGCACCGGAGCGTCCGTGAATGCGGGCACGCTGGTCCTCGGCAATCCGACCGCGCTTGGCACGCCTGCAAATCCGGCTGCGCCAAACGTGATCCGCATGGCGGGCACCTCGACGCTGGATCTGGCGCACGATGG
This genomic window contains:
- a CDS encoding beta strand repeat-containing protein, with the protein product MKSKYSPIPAIAISVSRAAALMTLAATPGAFAVSATWTGATDATWATAANWSASPVPGSATNEVATFATAGGADDVINLGSGVTVRSILFDTAAAAPYVIGSGAVGSQTLTIEGAGGITVNATVAANQVVNANLNLGTAAGAEGVTLTNSKAAASNSLTVAGGISTTQTGTKTLTVAGTGVTNVSGAISNGSGTLALAKTGAHVLTLSGANSYSGGTTISGVLNAANSSALGTGGVTINSGNNQLQLGAGVNIANALTLNGGGITGQGVIHLPGDSATYSGPINITAATNAGGVFATAGTGKLTVSGAITSTIPITVRSGHVVYTGAQAYTTGTAMGTVDSRSMIQFGKIASMPATGAVTATSGNSVAINVGGTGEFTATGTGAGTIAGLLAGTGGQGAAVTLPAGTSVGIDTTNAPGTVTYGNAFTTTNNLGLIKLGTGTLELTAGGTYTGAGAAAFPLVVRQGTLLLNGGAHTPNGEVVIGGTFGRANGSTGLDAKLRLDAGSLTTSNWLSIGRGNGIGGVSSDLELNNAAAITAGNVSAGFDGGSAANLPKGTITLNGTSSMTISGNGELKLAESAGTNMTMTLNDSATLTAAGTGIKYLGNGGLGTFNVNGSSTVNFGTGITYIGFQTGTGVATQSGGTFTTGGEVRVGGSVTNGTGPNGTGSFTMTGGTANFNALTIARGNNNQNTVAGTVTVGGTGTLNTVNDVILGFAGNNNLGKLVVSGGTLNLGSGGAKWLISSYYDTAKGQVDVTGGSLNLINNSSIKGLIGNTGSSGTSVINQTGGSVTFFSDAGTTVGGTGVLDLALSGSATSSSIYNLDGGTLTVPSVVSTNTSGTRLFNFNGGTLKAAANGTLMNFGGSMTTVRANVRDAGAIIDTNAHNVTIQQTLEQSNVVGDAGTGGLTKKGAGTLVLGGFGNSYTGTTNVDAGTLDVQGTMVSPIVVKSGATLAGSGSTSGSLTMQSGSTLSASTTFPLVANGVTFSGPTNLVFSGTPINGNPYTLFQYGAGGVTGLANLSSSGFRTVITNDTGSQQVIGTVTTGSLTWNSTNGTWGVNTTGWSGGFSNYFNGDAVTFNERPAASTVTLNGTLLPASVVVNNTANPYFFTGSGSIGGETTLTKTGAGTLTIAAANTYTGGTTLEAGTLNINGATALGTGLLTINGGMLDNTSGEAIVMTSNFQQAWNTDINFIGSSSLDMGTGGVSMFDAVLTDRTVTVAANTLGVGEITSGALGLTKQGTGTLVVASNGAQAAGSVIGGTLNVANGTLQINRSGTDGAHSGDFTATGLAGTGTITNGAAVERWLFINPTADQTFAGTLANGGTGGLGINKGGTANVTLSGTLSYTGTTTVGGGILSIPVANTGTGTGASVNAGTLVLGNPTALGTPANPAAPNVIRMAGTSTLDLAHDGGGPIYGFATGTPVVSTVLLNRSAAGAGITHALTTAGANGVGGGTISVTNGANVTSGTSHLNLAQFGLGADTVQTTILNPVATEAAGVGITIGTVSKLVGATAQTLELGGTTTDNQITGLISNGTAAVTLAKTNSSTWTISGANNTYTGGTRIGAANGAGVLRVTATAALGTGTVSFDGTGGAAPGGPTSRLELAGGITLANAMTLNQRNNASAAILNVSGNNTLSGSIDLFTGGNRANIQSDAGLLTLSGAILTTTGNARNLYLGGAGNGVASGSISNGTGSLSVTKEGTGTWTLSATNIYTGATTVSGGTLSIAQPSLADGAAVNVAATAVLNLTHSGTDTVDRFQIDGVDQAPGTWGSLTSSATNKTARITGPGMLLATNGTTPPTGGFSTWATALGLTAANNLPGQNPDNDGFDNGLEYILGGHPLDGANNPKVHTFITDSSDAGTEKELVMTIAVPQGTPAFPTGVANPSVTFEGYTVRVRGGTDLASFNTVVNVVDPVTTGLPAATFQQGGITYEYRSFSLGGSNGTPGKGFLQVTVTNP